The Verrucomicrobiota bacterium genome includes a window with the following:
- a CDS encoding DUF4240 domain-containing protein: MATTTYLDDVPPSLDDDRLRQIQRRNRFRFKDDPCLFWVEGSPPASVRCIGNVPLTDEERCLDTSAYSGQWPERIGQEAYCEWRWAHDRQACEAETMAEKERPSRGAEAGCCALDEDRFWAVIGVLDWRASCEEAILQPALEALARLSENEICGFQEQLARKLSLLDTERHARHMGRGAYGSSYFSPDDFLYARCAAVARGRQFYEELISKPNLMPQEERFEVLLHLPSYAYEAKTGSRMTYLPSIEYDTFSNKQGWQR, from the coding sequence GTGGCAACAACCACCTACTTGGATGATGTGCCCCCCTCGCTTGATGACGACAGGTTACGGCAGATCCAGAGAAGGAACCGCTTCCGCTTCAAGGACGACCCGTGCCTTTTCTGGGTTGAAGGAAGCCCCCCTGCATCGGTTCGGTGTATCGGGAACGTCCCTCTTACGGATGAAGAAAGGTGCCTGGACACCTCGGCGTACTCAGGTCAATGGCCCGAGAGGATAGGACAAGAGGCGTATTGCGAGTGGAGATGGGCACACGATCGACAAGCGTGCGAGGCAGAGACGATGGCGGAGAAAGAACGCCCCAGCAGGGGCGCGGAGGCAGGATGCTGTGCCTTGGATGAAGATCGATTCTGGGCCGTCATCGGAGTGCTGGACTGGCGGGCTTCCTGCGAAGAGGCGATCCTTCAGCCAGCTCTCGAGGCTCTGGCTCGCCTCTCCGAGAACGAGATCTGTGGCTTCCAAGAGCAGCTCGCCAGGAAGCTGTCTCTCCTGGACACCGAGAGACACGCGCGTCACATGGGCCGTGGAGCGTATGGGTCCAGCTACTTCTCACCAGACGATTTCTTGTATGCCCGCTGTGCGGCCGTCGCTCGCGGGCGGCAGTTCTACGAGGAGCTCATCTCGAAACCGAACCTCATGCCTCAGGAGGAACGCTTTGAGGTCCTCCTGCACCTGCCATCTTACGCATACGAGGCCAAAACAGGCTCGCGGATGACCTATCTGCCGAGCATCGAGTACGACACTTTCAGCAATAAACAAGGATGGCAGAGGTAG
- a CDS encoding NAD(P)-dependent oxidoreductase: protein MAKALVIGGLGFVGTEVVRQARRQGDAVTVLDIVAPPADVGDYVQADFTNAEALNKALEGRRFDVMYHVASLPGDTGNPRQMMQVNVWGLLNLLEWARANPVTRYVLTSSISALEWYPATPFNPPDTMPVDEEHRARPKDMYSTSKRMQELLVLTYYHEYKVPVAVLRLTAVVGPGGKGGGRGWRQFAEMLAKGEKVQIPHFSPEELCHYVDLRDVARLQLTAAKHPKAVGEIFNCCAAEPTRGSEFIEIVKRLVPGIEVECGFAWSMAQGGEISFSMAKAKRLLGFEPKYSLADAVASIKQWVDQGGLEADKVNDLRYGQGVQQE, encoded by the coding sequence ATGGCCAAGGCCCTGGTGATTGGTGGTCTCGGGTTTGTCGGCACGGAAGTCGTGCGCCAGGCGCGCCGGCAAGGCGATGCGGTGACCGTTCTGGACATCGTGGCGCCGCCCGCTGACGTGGGCGATTACGTTCAAGCCGACTTCACGAACGCCGAGGCTCTGAACAAAGCGCTGGAGGGCCGGCGCTTTGATGTGATGTATCACGTCGCCTCCCTGCCGGGCGATACGGGCAACCCGCGCCAGATGATGCAGGTCAACGTGTGGGGGCTCCTCAACCTGCTGGAATGGGCCCGCGCCAACCCCGTCACGCGTTACGTCCTGACCAGCAGCATCTCGGCGCTGGAATGGTATCCGGCGACTCCGTTCAATCCGCCGGATACCATGCCCGTCGACGAGGAGCATCGGGCACGACCCAAGGACATGTACTCGACGTCCAAACGCATGCAGGAGCTGCTGGTGCTGACCTACTATCACGAGTACAAAGTGCCGGTGGCCGTGCTCCGCCTGACGGCCGTGGTCGGTCCGGGCGGCAAAGGCGGCGGACGCGGTTGGCGGCAGTTCGCCGAGATGCTCGCCAAAGGCGAGAAGGTCCAGATTCCACACTTCTCGCCGGAGGAATTGTGCCACTACGTGGATCTGCGCGACGTGGCACGCCTCCAACTGACCGCCGCCAAACACCCCAAGGCCGTGGGCGAGATCTTCAACTGCTGCGCCGCCGAACCGACGCGCGGCAGCGAGTTCATCGAGATCGTCAAGCGGCTTGTTCCCGGCATCGAGGTGGAATGCGGCTTCGCCTGGTCAATGGCCCAGGGCGGCGAGATCAGCTTCTCGATGGCCAAGGCCAAGCGCCTGCTCGGCTTCGAGCCCAAGTACTCGCTGGCCGACGCGGTGGCCTCCATCAAGCAGTGGGTGGACCAAGGCGGCTTGGAGGCTGACAAGGTCAACGATCTCCGCTATGGCCAAGGCGTTCAGCAGGAGTAG
- a CDS encoding Gfo/Idh/MocA family oxidoreductase — MSQVKMGVLGCGSIAEIAHFPSIAKTDGLKLQAVCDINEKTVKAAKNKWKAEKAYTDYKEMFADAGLDAVIIATPNNVHRNQAVAAAKAGLHVIVEKPLAITNTEAWAIVNACRTAGVKLMVGCDRRFWTHNQWAKQLVDDGIIGNVLLSRASLHEHWHNYQNHVAFTDFRLRCDVAGGAAISDTGAHAIDLLTWLNGSKVKRAIGVAKRAAMPESYTQCDDLASLLLEFDNGAQGYVSCNRFSPAVSQATELYGTEGTIYTATDATNPFQSWPMAVFTNKEYSIDDYPQLLKDFRWPELFWVEDRINPTVRKRWIPMCPPRHPNNYERMCAHFHDCIINDKQPLVSGEEGAQSIEVMCAVFKSMQTSAWVDLPLKEEIVPPFYKPLPLDA; from the coding sequence ATGTCTCAAGTCAAGATGGGTGTTCTGGGTTGCGGCAGTATCGCTGAGATTGCCCACTTCCCGTCGATCGCCAAGACCGATGGGCTCAAGCTCCAGGCCGTTTGCGATATCAACGAGAAGACCGTCAAGGCCGCCAAGAACAAGTGGAAGGCCGAGAAGGCCTACACCGACTACAAGGAAATGTTCGCCGACGCCGGCCTCGACGCGGTGATCATCGCCACGCCGAACAACGTGCACCGCAACCAGGCCGTCGCCGCGGCCAAGGCGGGCCTGCACGTGATCGTGGAGAAACCGCTGGCCATCACCAACACCGAGGCCTGGGCGATCGTCAACGCCTGCCGGACCGCCGGCGTGAAGCTGATGGTCGGCTGCGACCGCCGGTTCTGGACGCACAACCAGTGGGCCAAGCAACTGGTGGACGACGGGATCATCGGCAACGTGCTGCTGAGCCGGGCCTCGCTACACGAGCACTGGCACAACTACCAGAACCACGTGGCCTTTACAGACTTCCGGCTGCGCTGCGACGTGGCCGGCGGCGCGGCGATCAGCGACACCGGCGCCCACGCCATCGACCTGCTGACGTGGCTGAACGGCTCCAAGGTCAAACGGGCGATCGGCGTGGCCAAACGCGCGGCCATGCCGGAGAGCTATACCCAGTGCGACGATCTCGCGTCGCTGCTGCTCGAGTTCGACAACGGCGCGCAGGGCTATGTGAGCTGCAACCGCTTCAGCCCGGCCGTCTCGCAGGCGACGGAGCTCTACGGGACGGAAGGCACGATCTACACGGCCACCGACGCGACCAATCCGTTCCAGTCCTGGCCGATGGCGGTCTTCACGAACAAGGAATACAGCATCGACGACTATCCGCAGTTGCTCAAGGACTTCCGCTGGCCCGAGCTGTTCTGGGTCGAGGACCGCATCAATCCGACGGTGCGCAAGCGCTGGATCCCGATGTGCCCGCCCCGCCACCCGAACAACTACGAGCGGATGTGCGCCCACTTCCACGACTGCATCATCAACGACAAGCAGCCCCTGGTCAGTGGCGAGGAAGGCGCTCAGTCGATCGAGGTGATGTGCGCCGTCTTCAAGAGCATGCAGACCAGCGCCTGGGTGGACCTCCCGCTCAAGGAAGAGATCGTGCCCCCGTTCTACAAGCCGCTGCCTCTGGATGCGTAA
- a CDS encoding carbohydrate kinase family protein: MLKAQPFDLVGVGHIVHEMIYFPDRVLGPVLGSPPAYSLVAAAQQDTRCGLVSQIGPDYPADLLAIFDRAGVDTAGVVRGSASTASHLIYDEQGNKEIRFPSRAAPIRAGDIPAAYRGCHMIYVCTMQDDVPLEELPQTARMGRYAAIDLGGYGGVHMSVARRKEIGDIEGFALEAAKHFDFAKASDEDCRAIFGHATPPQYGKRLLVGRVKASLITLGASGALVTTADGAWHVPPLDGKPIDATGGGDTFMGGLLAEYLRCGDVLQAAIFGSATALCVIEKTGGVTPERMPTQEQARRRIPQDIMTRVKQL, from the coding sequence ATGTTGAAGGCACAGCCATTCGATCTGGTCGGCGTGGGCCATATCGTCCACGAGATGATTTACTTCCCGGACCGGGTCTTGGGCCCGGTCCTGGGGAGTCCGCCGGCCTACAGCCTGGTTGCCGCCGCCCAACAGGATACGCGATGCGGGTTGGTCTCTCAGATCGGCCCGGACTACCCCGCCGATCTGCTGGCGATTTTCGACCGCGCCGGCGTGGACACGGCCGGCGTCGTGCGGGGATCAGCCAGCACGGCCAGCCATCTGATCTACGACGAGCAGGGCAACAAGGAGATTCGATTCCCCTCGCGGGCGGCCCCGATACGGGCCGGCGATATCCCCGCCGCCTACCGCGGCTGCCATATGATCTACGTCTGCACCATGCAGGACGACGTACCCCTCGAGGAGCTGCCGCAGACGGCGCGGATGGGCCGGTATGCCGCAATCGATCTGGGCGGCTACGGCGGCGTGCATATGAGCGTGGCACGCCGCAAGGAGATCGGCGACATCGAGGGCTTCGCCCTCGAGGCGGCCAAGCATTTCGACTTCGCCAAGGCCAGCGACGAGGACTGCCGGGCGATCTTCGGCCACGCCACGCCGCCTCAGTACGGCAAGCGGCTTCTGGTCGGACGCGTCAAGGCCAGCCTGATCACCCTGGGAGCCAGCGGCGCGCTGGTCACCACCGCCGACGGCGCATGGCACGTGCCGCCGCTGGACGGCAAGCCCATCGACGCCACCGGCGGCGGCGACACGTTCATGGGCGGTCTCTTGGCCGAGTACCTGCGATGCGGCGACGTGCTGCAGGCGGCGATCTTCGGCTCGGCCACGGCGCTGTGCGTGATCGAGAAGACCGGCGGCGTGACGCCCGAGCGGATGCCGACGCAGGAGCAGGCGCGCCGGCGTATTCCCCAAGACATCATGACCCGAGTCAAACAGCTCTAA
- a CDS encoding inositol-3-phosphate synthase: MTQSKKIRVAVVGIGNCANSLVSGIQWYKQWYAGAKQGDRVPGLVHETIGGYKVTDIEFVAAFDVDARKVGKDLAEAIFTETNMAYDYGVKVPKTGVIVQKGPVLDGVPEHLANFPAAPVKISDAPELTLDEVAQVLIDSGAEILCNFLPTGSAKAARFYADAAIKKAKIGYFNGMPELIVCDPEYQKAAEQNNVPIVGDDCKSQLGGTAINRAIAQLLVDKGINVTRMYQINYAGNTDFYNLVHRGASKHKTKQEAVTSLVPYAFTMDTGFTHIPLMGDRKTMTLWFDGGNFGNAPLHFEAKLEVEDSPNFAGIIVDVVRYIKIALDRGAGGVLESACMYFAKHPPKQLPDTVARKMLDEFVDGSRNR, from the coding sequence ATGACACAGAGCAAGAAGATTCGTGTCGCCGTCGTGGGCATTGGCAACTGCGCCAATTCCCTCGTGAGCGGGATTCAGTGGTACAAGCAGTGGTACGCCGGCGCGAAGCAGGGCGATCGCGTGCCGGGGCTGGTTCACGAGACGATCGGCGGCTACAAGGTCACCGACATTGAGTTCGTGGCGGCTTTCGACGTCGATGCCCGCAAGGTCGGCAAGGATCTGGCCGAGGCCATCTTCACCGAGACGAATATGGCCTACGACTACGGCGTCAAGGTCCCCAAGACCGGCGTGATCGTTCAGAAGGGCCCCGTCCTGGACGGCGTGCCGGAACACCTGGCCAACTTCCCCGCCGCGCCCGTCAAGATCTCCGACGCGCCGGAGCTGACGCTGGACGAGGTGGCGCAGGTGCTCATCGACAGCGGCGCCGAGATCCTCTGCAACTTCCTGCCGACCGGATCGGCCAAGGCCGCGCGGTTCTACGCGGACGCCGCGATCAAGAAGGCCAAGATCGGCTACTTCAACGGGATGCCCGAGTTGATCGTGTGCGATCCGGAATACCAGAAGGCCGCCGAACAGAACAACGTCCCGATCGTCGGCGACGACTGCAAGAGCCAGCTCGGCGGTACGGCGATCAACCGCGCGATAGCTCAGTTGCTGGTCGACAAGGGCATCAACGTCACGAGGATGTACCAGATCAACTACGCCGGCAACACCGACTTCTACAATCTGGTCCACCGCGGCGCGTCCAAGCACAAGACAAAGCAGGAAGCGGTCACGAGCCTGGTCCCCTATGCGTTCACCATGGACACCGGCTTCACGCACATCCCCCTGATGGGCGACCGCAAGACGATGACGCTGTGGTTCGACGGCGGCAACTTCGGCAACGCGCCGCTGCACTTCGAGGCCAAGCTGGAGGTGGAGGACAGCCCCAACTTCGCGGGCATCATCGTGGACGTGGTACGCTACATCAAGATCGCCCTCGATCGCGGCGCCGGCGGCGTGCTGGAATCGGCCTGCATGTACTTCGCCAAACATCCGCCCAAACAGTTGCCTGATACCGTGGCGAGAAAGATGTTGGATGAGTTCGTTGACGGCAGCCGCAACCGCTGA
- a CDS encoding glycosyltransferase family 4 protein translates to MHQLASGFKMGDAISNDVLEIQRLLRSWGFSSEIFTDPAFTSPVMRGVARDYREFDAEDNADSVMLFHFSIGTQLSKWYAGLKSRKIIKYHNITPAHFFTATDPGTAERLARGREELKAFAAVPELALAASAYSERELIEAGYRRTGVLPIAINFESLDAPPDPTMLARLGGNAANVLFVGRVTPNKKLEDVIKTFYFFQKTAKLRSRLVFAGALDVLDRYANYLHGLVRELDLRDVIFTRHVTQAELNACYRTAHIFLCMSEHEGFCIPLVEAMHFGVPIVAYAQEAVRETLGGSGVLVTTKNHQAAAEILDLLVSDQSLCRRIIAAQRECLHAFQPEAIGKRLREHLSFLF, encoded by the coding sequence GTGCATCAACTCGCCTCCGGCTTCAAGATGGGCGACGCGATCAGCAACGACGTGCTCGAGATTCAGCGCCTGCTGCGGTCGTGGGGGTTCTCTTCCGAGATCTTCACCGACCCGGCATTCACGTCGCCCGTGATGCGCGGCGTGGCGCGCGACTACCGCGAGTTCGACGCCGAGGACAACGCCGACTCGGTCATGCTCTTCCACTTCTCGATCGGCACGCAGCTCAGCAAATGGTACGCCGGCCTGAAATCGCGGAAGATCATCAAGTACCACAACATCACGCCGGCCCACTTCTTCACGGCCACTGACCCCGGCACGGCCGAGCGGCTCGCGCGAGGGCGCGAGGAACTGAAGGCGTTCGCCGCCGTGCCGGAGCTGGCGCTTGCCGCGAGCGCCTACAGCGAACGCGAGCTGATCGAGGCCGGGTATCGCCGCACGGGCGTGTTGCCGATCGCCATCAACTTCGAGAGCCTCGACGCACCACCCGACCCCACGATGCTCGCGCGCTTGGGCGGCAACGCGGCCAACGTGCTCTTCGTCGGGCGCGTCACGCCGAACAAGAAACTCGAGGACGTTATCAAGACGTTCTACTTCTTCCAAAAAACCGCCAAGCTGCGGTCGCGCCTCGTGTTCGCCGGCGCGCTCGACGTGCTCGACCGCTACGCCAACTACCTGCACGGCCTCGTGCGCGAACTCGACCTGCGCGACGTGATCTTCACCCGCCACGTCACCCAGGCCGAGCTGAACGCCTGCTACCGCACCGCCCACATCTTCCTCTGCATGAGCGAGCACGAGGGGTTCTGCATCCCGCTCGTCGAGGCCATGCACTTCGGCGTCCCCATCGTCGCCTACGCCCAGGAGGCCGTCCGCGAAACCCTCGGCGGCTCGGGCGTGCTGGTCACCACCAAGAACCACCAAGCCGCCGCCGAGATCCTCGACCTGCTCGTCAGCGACCAGTCATTGTGCCGGCGCATCATCGCCGCCCAACGTGAATGCCTCCACGCCTTCCAGCCCGAAGCCATCGGCAAACGCCTCCGCGAACACCTGTCGTTCCTTTTCTGA
- a CDS encoding ABC transporter permease yields MSRKPRQRSQSVGARAWRRFRRSKLAMMGTALIGLLVVLALFAPLIAPFHPTRDEDLNRADQPPSRTFLLGTDMQGRDVLSRVIHGARVSLLIGVAATAISLGIGLVLGSLSGYFGGWVDHLIMRFTDMVLAFPAPLFVIAAAAVFEQRSMPVLFWILGLIGWPGIARVVRSKVIEVRATEYADAARALGAGHTRIIARHILPNSLAPIIVAASIGVAGNILTESWLSFLGLGLSPDTPSWGNMIHEGQQVLSTMPWLSVFPGLAIIFAVLGFNLLGDGLRDALDPRLKDAG; encoded by the coding sequence ATGAGCCGCAAGCCGCGACAACGCTCCCAGTCGGTCGGCGCCCGGGCTTGGCGCCGCTTCCGGCGCAGCAAGCTGGCGATGATGGGCACGGCGCTCATCGGCCTGCTCGTTGTGCTCGCGCTGTTCGCGCCGCTCATCGCCCCGTTCCACCCGACCCGGGACGAGGACCTCAATCGCGCCGATCAGCCGCCGAGCCGCACCTTTCTTCTGGGCACCGACATGCAGGGCCGCGACGTGCTCTCGCGCGTCATTCACGGTGCGCGCGTCTCGCTGCTCATCGGCGTGGCGGCCACGGCGATCTCGCTTGGGATCGGGCTCGTGCTCGGGTCGCTCAGCGGCTACTTCGGCGGCTGGGTCGATCATCTCATCATGCGCTTCACCGACATGGTGCTTGCGTTTCCGGCGCCGCTGTTCGTCATCGCCGCCGCCGCCGTGTTCGAGCAGCGTTCGATGCCCGTGCTGTTCTGGATCCTTGGGCTGATCGGCTGGCCGGGCATCGCGCGCGTCGTGCGCAGCAAGGTCATCGAGGTCAGAGCCACCGAGTATGCCGATGCCGCCCGTGCGCTGGGCGCGGGGCACACGCGCATCATCGCGCGACACATCCTGCCCAATTCGCTTGCGCCCATTATCGTCGCGGCGAGCATCGGCGTGGCGGGCAACATTCTGACCGAGTCGTGGCTGAGCTTCCTCGGGCTCGGATTGTCGCCCGATACGCCGAGCTGGGGCAACATGATCCACGAGGGCCAGCAGGTGCTCAGCACGATGCCGTGGCTGAGCGTGTTCCCCGGCCTGGCCATCATCTTCGCCGTGCTCGGTTTCAACCTGCTCGGCGACGGCCTCCGCGACGCCCTCGACCCGCGCCTCAAGGATGCCGGGTAG
- a CDS encoding peptide-binding protein: MRFVYMLIVSVVALAVSATLIGKRAQIERPDDGLYFAVGQEPETLNPLNCFDTTGGRLLRLVMEQLAERDLWTLDWKPALATHWEVSNDGLTHTFHLRRGVHWQDGSPFTADDVRYTWERIHVDPDVRTMARSDWVDCEACEVLDDYTVRFRWKQPYFLAFSLCAGLTPVSRHAFGDATGKAFNNHPIQDRTPTGTGPYRVERWETARRIVLVRNESYWGERPFFEHIVNLFVSEDQAVFQLFKKGEIDVVGLGPLRWARQSDSESFKRRFTKVRYPSCGYNFIAWNNDRVWFRDKRVRRAMTHLVNRELIRDTIEFGFGYIITGPVYPWSPAYDRTIEPIPYDPDAAKRLLDEAGWIDHDGDGIRDKVIDGERVRFDFEFTISGTENARATIFKEEFRKAGIRMRIRHLEWAVYLTHLFERNYDATSVGESMGLEVDHYLMWHSSMADAKTSANYSNFRNAEADALIERIRVTLDEDERIPLYHRFHAILHEEQPFTFLFSGENTEAYNRRLVNVRFAPAYPGRDVTQWRAVPRDQIDHSLPAVVVQDIELEE; encoded by the coding sequence ATGCGTTTCGTCTACATGCTGATCGTCTCCGTCGTGGCGCTCGCCGTGAGCGCGACCCTGATCGGGAAGCGCGCCCAGATCGAGCGTCCGGACGACGGGCTCTACTTCGCTGTGGGCCAGGAACCGGAGACGCTCAACCCGCTCAACTGCTTCGACACAACCGGCGGCCGCCTGCTCCGCCTGGTTATGGAGCAGCTCGCCGAACGGGACCTGTGGACGCTCGACTGGAAGCCCGCGCTTGCCACGCACTGGGAGGTTTCGAACGACGGGCTCACGCACACCTTCCACTTGCGCCGGGGCGTGCACTGGCAGGATGGCAGCCCGTTTACGGCCGACGACGTGCGCTACACGTGGGAGCGCATCCACGTTGACCCTGATGTGCGCACCATGGCCCGGTCTGACTGGGTCGACTGCGAGGCATGCGAAGTGCTCGACGACTACACGGTGCGCTTCCGCTGGAAGCAGCCGTATTTCCTTGCGTTCAGTCTTTGCGCGGGTCTGACGCCTGTGTCGCGCCACGCCTTTGGCGATGCGACCGGCAAGGCGTTCAACAACCATCCCATTCAGGACCGGACGCCGACGGGGACCGGGCCGTACCGCGTCGAGCGTTGGGAGACGGCCCGGCGCATCGTGCTCGTGCGAAACGAGAGCTACTGGGGCGAACGGCCGTTCTTTGAACACATCGTCAATCTCTTTGTCTCTGAGGATCAGGCCGTCTTTCAGCTCTTCAAGAAGGGCGAGATTGACGTGGTCGGCCTCGGGCCGCTCCGGTGGGCCAGACAGTCGGACTCCGAGAGCTTCAAGCGCCGCTTCACCAAGGTCCGCTACCCGAGTTGCGGCTACAACTTCATCGCATGGAACAACGACCGGGTCTGGTTCCGCGACAAGCGGGTCCGGCGCGCCATGACGCATCTAGTCAACCGCGAGCTGATCCGCGACACGATCGAGTTCGGCTTCGGCTACATCATCACCGGTCCCGTCTATCCGTGGAGCCCGGCTTACGACCGGACGATCGAGCCGATCCCCTACGATCCCGACGCCGCCAAGCGGTTGCTTGACGAAGCGGGCTGGATCGACCACGACGGCGACGGGATCCGCGACAAGGTCATCGACGGCGAGCGCGTCAGGTTCGACTTCGAGTTCACGATCTCCGGTACGGAGAACGCGCGCGCCACGATCTTCAAGGAGGAGTTCCGCAAGGCCGGCATCCGGATGCGCATCCGCCATCTGGAGTGGGCCGTCTACCTGACCCATTTGTTCGAGCGCAACTACGACGCGACGAGTGTCGGCGAGTCGATGGGTCTCGAGGTCGACCACTATCTGATGTGGCACTCGTCCATGGCCGACGCCAAAACGAGCGCCAACTACTCCAACTTCCGCAATGCCGAGGCGGACGCGCTCATCGAGCGGATTCGTGTGACGCTCGACGAGGATGAGCGCATTCCCTTGTACCATCGGTTCCATGCGATCCTGCACGAGGAGCAGCCGTTCACGTTTCTGTTCTCCGGCGAGAATACGGAGGCTTACAACCGGCGGCTCGTCAACGTCCGGTTCGCGCCCGCGTACCCGGGCCGGGACGTCACACAGTGGCGCGCCGTGCCGCGTGACCAGATCGACCACTCGCTCCCGGCCGTCGTGGTCCAGGACATCGAGCTCGAGGAATAG
- a CDS encoding ABC transporter permease, with product MRTYILKRLLLMIPTLFGITLITFTISHLAPGETPIMAGDKTGRMQGRITSEQIEQWRRLNDLDKPIQVQYWRWLKRLVRLDFGTSFKDGRPVTEKIGERLPITMTLSFTAMFLVYLISVPLGVHSATHQYQLSDRISTFVIFVLYSLPSFWVAHMLLTYACGGEYLNLFPIAGISSPDASEMGPLQWFLDRVWHLVLPVFCYTYQGLAGLSRYTRAGMLEVLRQDYIRTARAKGLAERVVIMKHAFRNSIIPIVTLLGGLLPALLSASVIVEQIFSIPGIGRLGFEAVLNRDYPVIMGFATIGATLTLLGILMSDLLYAVVDPRISYEPDKS from the coding sequence ATGCGTACCTATATCCTCAAACGGTTGTTGCTCATGATCCCGACGCTGTTCGGGATCACGCTCATCACGTTCACGATCAGCCACTTGGCGCCGGGCGAGACGCCGATCATGGCCGGTGACAAGACCGGCCGGATGCAGGGTCGCATCACGAGCGAGCAGATCGAGCAATGGCGGCGCCTCAACGATCTCGACAAGCCCATCCAGGTTCAGTACTGGCGGTGGCTCAAGCGGCTTGTCCGGCTCGACTTCGGCACCTCGTTCAAGGACGGCCGGCCCGTGACCGAGAAGATCGGCGAGCGGCTGCCAATCACGATGACGCTGTCGTTCACGGCGATGTTCCTTGTCTACCTGATCTCGGTTCCGCTCGGCGTGCACTCGGCCACGCACCAGTACCAGCTCAGCGACCGGATCAGCACCTTCGTCATCTTCGTCCTCTACTCGTTGCCGAGCTTCTGGGTCGCCCACATGTTGCTGACCTACGCGTGCGGCGGCGAGTATCTGAACCTATTCCCCATCGCGGGGATCAGCTCGCCGGACGCGTCGGAGATGGGCCCGCTTCAGTGGTTTCTCGACCGGGTCTGGCACCTCGTGCTGCCCGTGTTCTGCTACACGTACCAGGGGTTGGCGGGCCTGTCGCGATACACGCGCGCCGGCATGCTCGAGGTGCTGCGCCAGGACTACATCCGCACTGCGCGCGCCAAGGGCCTCGCCGAGCGCGTCGTGATCATGAAGCACGCGTTCCGCAACTCGATCATTCCAATCGTCACGCTGCTCGGGGGCCTGTTGCCGGCGCTGTTGAGCGCGAGCGTCATCGTCGAGCAGATCTTCAGCATCCCGGGCATCGGCCGGCTCGGGTTCGAGGCCGTGCTCAACCGCGACTACCCCGTCATCATGGGCTTTGCCACGATCGGCGCGACGTTGACGCTGCTCGGCATTCTCATGAGCGATCTGCTCTACGCCGTCGTCGATCCGAGGATCAGCTATGAACCGGACAAGTCCTGA
- a CDS encoding ABC transporter permease, translated as MNRTSPDTAGAARRRGQARRRSQSYSAIVWRQFRRQKLAMGALVFVVLLSLVAIFAGCIANDRPIVMRYHGTLYVPAITTTGSIAATDFKTVEDNMDDGDWAVWPLLPYGPAENRLEEFLKPPSARHPLGTDHLGRDVLARMVHGSRVSLSVGFVAVGIYVVIGIFFGSLAGYFRGWVDTVVSRFIEIIICFPSFFLILTLIAFLPQNIYIIMAVIGFTGWPGVARLIRGEFFKQREMEYVMAARALGLGSGRIMFRHVLPNSLAPVLVTATFGIAGAILTESGLSYLGFGVPEPTASWGRLLASSKEFVDFAWWLVLFPGLAIFATITSYNLVGEALRDAIDPRLRQ; from the coding sequence ATGAACCGGACAAGTCCTGATACCGCCGGCGCCGCGCGACGCCGAGGCCAGGCGCGGCGTCGAAGCCAGTCCTACTCGGCCATCGTCTGGCGCCAGTTCCGGCGTCAGAAACTGGCGATGGGGGCGCTCGTCTTCGTCGTGCTGCTGTCCCTCGTGGCGATCTTCGCCGGCTGTATCGCCAACGACCGGCCGATCGTCATGCGTTACCACGGCACCCTGTACGTGCCGGCCATCACGACGACGGGCTCGATCGCGGCGACCGACTTCAAGACGGTCGAAGACAACATGGACGACGGCGACTGGGCCGTCTGGCCGCTCCTGCCCTACGGGCCGGCCGAGAACCGGCTCGAGGAGTTCCTCAAGCCGCCGAGCGCGCGCCACCCACTCGGCACGGACCATCTCGGCCGCGACGTGCTCGCGCGCATGGTGCATGGCAGCCGGGTGTCGCTCTCGGTCGGCTTCGTCGCCGTCGGCATCTACGTGGTGATCGGCATCTTCTTCGGCAGTCTGGCCGGCTACTTCCGGGGGTGGGTCGACACCGTGGTCTCGCGCTTCATCGAGATCATCATCTGCTTCCCGAGCTTCTTCCTCATCCTGACGCTGATCGCGTTTCTGCCGCAGAACATCTACATCATCATGGCCGTCATCGGCTTCACGGGCTGGCCCGGCGTCGCGCGGCTGATTCGAGGTGAGTTTTTCAAGCAGCGCGAGATGGAATACGTCATGGCCGCGCGCGCTCTCGGGTTGGGCTCGGGCCGGATCATGTTTCGCCACGTGCTGCCCAACTCGCTCGCGCCCGTGCTCGTGACCGCCACGTTCGGCATCGCCGGCGCGATCCTGACCGAGTCGGGCCTGAGCTACCTCGGCTTCGGCGTGCCCGAGCCGACGGCGAGCTGGGGCCGCCTGCTCGCCAGCTCCAAGGAGTTCGTCGACTTTGCGTGGTGGCTCGTCCTGTTCCCCGGCCTCGCCATCTTTGCCACCATCACGTCCTACAACCTCGTCGGCGAAGCGCTCCGCGACGCCATCGATCCCCGTCTGCGCCAGTAG